The following proteins are co-located in the Rhodothermales bacterium genome:
- a CDS encoding DASS family sodium-coupled anion symporter, with translation MTRDPSRSALSPQSAGLILGPLLFLVFGYFVHPEGLTDEGRMVMASTVWIAVWWITEAVPIAVTSLLPIVLFPLTGSLSLSATTAAFGDKFVFLYVGGFIIAIAIERWRLHRRIALSIINVIGTNVSRMILGFMVATAFLSMWISNTATAVMMLPIAMAIVAQLKDNPATLEDENAIFGKALMLAIAYSASIGGMATLIGTPPNLVLAGVIKETYQVEITFAQWIVIGLPISLLLLFICWQYLTRVVFPLRHKTIPGGRAEIREHLRALGPLSFEEKMVLLVFVGTALAWISRSFLLARFLPAIDDTIIGIAGAIALFLLPASRATGGKILDWETAVKLPWGILLLFGGGLAIANGFQSTGLAFWIGQQMTLLQGVSLFLILLVVIASVNFLTEITSNLATTAMILPVLAALALSLDVHPYILMIGATIAASCAFMLPVATPPNAVVFGSGHLGIQDMIRAGIGLNLLSIALVTVIAYFILPALWGFTPDAFPEAFRALLAP, from the coding sequence ATGACCCGTGACCCCTCGCGAAGCGCGCTGTCTCCCCAATCCGCCGGCCTGATACTCGGACCGCTGCTCTTTCTCGTATTCGGGTACTTCGTGCACCCCGAGGGCCTTACCGACGAGGGGCGCATGGTCATGGCCTCCACGGTATGGATCGCCGTCTGGTGGATCACAGAAGCCGTGCCGATTGCGGTCACGTCGCTGCTCCCGATCGTACTTTTTCCCCTCACGGGCAGCCTCAGCCTCAGCGCGACGACGGCGGCGTTCGGCGACAAGTTCGTTTTCCTCTACGTCGGCGGCTTCATCATCGCCATCGCCATCGAGCGGTGGCGCCTCCACCGGCGCATCGCGCTGTCGATCATCAACGTGATCGGGACCAACGTCTCGCGGATGATCCTGGGCTTCATGGTCGCGACCGCGTTTTTGTCCATGTGGATTTCCAACACGGCCACGGCGGTCATGATGCTGCCCATCGCCATGGCCATCGTGGCACAGCTCAAGGACAATCCGGCCACGCTCGAGGACGAAAATGCCATCTTCGGCAAGGCGCTGATGCTGGCCATCGCGTATAGCGCATCGATCGGAGGGATGGCCACGCTGATCGGCACGCCGCCCAACCTCGTGCTGGCCGGCGTGATCAAGGAGACGTACCAGGTCGAGATCACCTTCGCGCAGTGGATCGTGATCGGCCTCCCGATTTCCTTGCTCCTCCTCTTCATCTGCTGGCAGTACCTCACGCGGGTGGTGTTTCCGCTGCGGCACAAGACCATTCCCGGAGGCCGCGCGGAGATCCGCGAGCACCTGCGCGCCCTCGGCCCGCTGTCGTTCGAGGAGAAGATGGTGCTGCTCGTGTTCGTCGGCACCGCCCTGGCCTGGATCAGCCGCTCCTTCCTCCTCGCCCGCTTCCTGCCGGCGATCGACGACACCATCATCGGCATCGCCGGCGCGATCGCGCTTTTCCTGCTCCCGGCCTCCCGCGCGACCGGCGGGAAAATCCTGGACTGGGAGACGGCCGTGAAGCTGCCCTGGGGCATCCTGCTGCTCTTCGGCGGGGGCCTCGCCATCGCCAACGGGTTCCAGTCGACCGGCCTCGCCTTCTGGATCGGACAGCAGATGACGCTGCTCCAGGGGGTATCCCTCTTCCTGATCCTGCTCGTCGTGATCGCCAGCGTCAACTTCCTGACGGAGATCACCTCGAATCTCGCCACTACCGCGATGATCCTGCCGGTCCTCGCCGCGCTGGCGCTGTCGCTCGACGTCCACCCCTACATCCTCATGATCGGCGCAACCATCGCGGCATCCTGTGCCTTCATGCTCCCCGTGGCCACGCCGCCCAACGCCGTCGTCTTCGGCTCCGGCCACCTCGGCATCCAGGACATGATCCGCGCCGGCATCGGGCTCAACTTGCTGTCCATCGCGCTGGTGACGGTGATCGCCTA